One Mercurialis annua linkage group LG3, ddMerAnnu1.2, whole genome shotgun sequence DNA window includes the following coding sequences:
- the LOC126671694 gene encoding probable purine permease 4, whose amino-acid sequence MMMNNPIASDDQEINQEIKMTQIQELEDQKSKTSKGYMVLLIINYLCLFVGSVSSSLLSKFYFIHKGSSRWVSTWVQSAGFPLLIIPIYLFKSPHRRPFNGFTPTILTLSILVGLMLGLNNLLFSWGNSYLPVSTSSLLLSSQLVFNLILSVIIVKQKITFQNLNCVVLLTLSSVLLALGSSHDKAKTLTTAKYFIGFFSTVGAGLLFALYLPIMEKIYKKVYCYQMVMEMQLVMEIAATALATVGMASDGGFSEMKRESREVFDKGEKLYWVTVMSNVVTWQLCFMGTAGMVFLTSSLTGGICMTALLAMNVLGGVLVYGDEFGGVKIVSTVLCCWGFSSFVYGMHLKMKDEKQKRKNGDDDEGKNVEMEMV is encoded by the coding sequence ATGATGATGAACAATCCAATTGCTAGTGATGATCAAGAAATTAACCAAGAAATCAAAATGACCCAAATTCAAGAATTAGAAGATCAAAAGTCCAAGACAAGTAAAGGGTACATGGTTCTTTTAATTATCAACTATTTATGCCTCTTTGTGGGTTCAGTCTCCTCAAGTTTGCTTTCTAAATTCTATTTCATCCATAAAGGCTCAAGCAGATGGGTCTCTACATGGGTCCAATCTGCTGGTTTTCCTCTTCTTATCATCCCAATTTACCTCTTCAAATCCCCTCACAGAAGACCCTTTAATGGCTTCACTCCCACAATTTTAACCCTATCAATCTTGGTCGGTCTCATGCTGGGCTTAAACAATCTCTTATTCTCATGGGGTAATTCCTATCTCCCTGTCTCAACTTCCTCTCTTCTTCTATCTTCGCAGCTCGTCTTCAACCTCATTCTCTCCGTCATCATCGTCAAGCAGAAGATCACGTTCCAGAATCTGAACTGCGTCGTTCTGTTAACGCTGAGCTCGGTTCTTTTAGCGTTAGGTTCGAGTCATGATAAAGCTAAAACCTTAACCACAGCTAAATATTTTATAGGGTTCTTCTCTACTGTTGGAGCTGGTCTGTTGTTTGCCCTATATTTACCCATCATGGAGAAAATATACAAGAAAGTTTACTGTTACCAAATGGTGATGGAAATGCAGTTAGTCATGGAAATTGCAGCCACCGCATTGGCCACCGTGGGGATGGCGTCGGACGGCGGGTTTTCCGAGATGAAGAGAGAAAGCCGGGAGGTGTTTGATAAAGGAGAGAAATTGTATTGGGTTACAGTGATGAGCAATGTGGTTACGTGGCAATTGTGCTTCATGGGAACTGCGGGAATGGTGTTCTTAACGTCGTCGTTAACGGGTGGGATTTGCATGACGGCGTTGCTGGCGATGAACGTGTTGGGAGGAGTTTTAGTGTATGGAGATGAGTTTGGTGGTGTTAAGATTGTGTCCACTGTGCTTTGTTGTTGGGGTTTTTCGTCATTTGTGTACGGAATGCATCTTAAAATGAAGGATGAGaaacaaaaaaggaaaaatggagATGATGATGAGGGTAAGAATGTTGAAATGGAGATGGTTTAG